The following are from one region of the Geoalkalibacter subterraneus genome:
- the aroB gene encoding 3-dehydroquinate synthase, with translation MSNDNGVKLIEVGLGERSYPIWIGSGVLPRLGEALKRVSFPRRIAVVTNETVAPLYGEQVLSALRQSSFAAELIVLPDGEEHKNLESLNFIFDELITRGFDRGTGLIALGGGVIGDLAGFAAATYLRGIPFVQVPTTLLAQVDSSVGGKTAINHRLGKNLVGAFYQPRHVHIDVDTLATLPEREFRAGCAEIVKYGVIRDGDFFEWLEDNAQRIGERDPACLIHAVRISCQIKADIVEIDEKEGGLRAILNYGHTLGHAVELLSGYGKVRHGEAVAIGMVAAATVSSRLGHCSSADVERIRRLLSALGLPVRLPDFAASDYLAALSRDKKVQDGRLRMIFNRGIGDCLIEDVADPERTIAPVLDSLRNEVDQ, from the coding sequence ATGTCGAATGATAACGGAGTAAAATTGATCGAAGTTGGATTGGGGGAGCGGTCCTATCCGATCTGGATCGGAAGCGGTGTCCTTCCGAGGCTGGGCGAAGCTTTGAAGCGGGTTTCTTTTCCCCGGCGGATTGCGGTGGTGACCAACGAAACCGTCGCCCCGCTTTATGGTGAGCAGGTCCTGTCGGCATTGCGCCAAAGCAGCTTCGCCGCGGAGTTGATTGTCCTGCCGGATGGGGAAGAGCATAAAAATCTCGAATCGCTCAATTTTATTTTCGACGAACTGATTACGCGCGGCTTTGATCGAGGAACCGGCCTGATCGCCCTGGGGGGCGGCGTGATCGGCGATCTGGCCGGCTTTGCCGCCGCCACCTACCTGCGTGGTATCCCTTTTGTGCAGGTGCCGACCACGCTTCTGGCTCAGGTCGACAGTTCCGTGGGCGGGAAAACCGCCATCAACCACCGTCTCGGTAAAAACCTGGTCGGCGCCTTTTACCAGCCGCGTCATGTTCACATCGACGTCGACACGCTGGCAACTCTGCCGGAGCGCGAGTTCAGGGCCGGTTGTGCGGAGATCGTCAAGTATGGCGTGATTCGCGACGGAGACTTTTTCGAATGGCTCGAAGACAACGCGCAGCGTATTGGTGAACGCGATCCTGCCTGCCTGATCCATGCCGTTCGCATTTCTTGCCAAATAAAAGCGGATATTGTAGAAATTGACGAGAAAGAAGGCGGTCTCAGGGCGATTCTCAACTACGGACATACCCTGGGGCACGCCGTCGAACTGCTCAGCGGCTATGGAAAGGTGCGGCACGGCGAAGCCGTGGCCATCGGCATGGTCGCGGCGGCGACGGTCTCATCCCGGTTGGGGCATTGCAGCTCCGCGGATGTGGAGCGAATCAGGCGGCTCCTGAGCGCTCTGGGTCTGCCTGTGCGCCTGCCTGATTTTGCCGCGTCCGATTATCTGGCTGCGCTTTCCCGCGACAAGAAGGTTCAGGACGGCAGGCTCCGCATGATTTTCAATCGTGGTATCGGTGACTGTCTGATTGAGGATGTCGCCGACCCTGAACGGACAATCGCTCCGGTTCTCGACTCCCTCAGGAACGAGGTGGATCAATGA
- a CDS encoding menaquinone biosynthetic enzyme MqnA/MqnD family protein: MTLNVGHIAYLNCVPFFHYLREVGFDGNIVQGVPSQLNAMLAEGKLDLSPSSSFEYGLHWQKYVLLPDLSISSKGPVQSVLLFSPCSLEEFEGCQVALTGESATSVNLLKILLKEFVGLREVDFQVPQKPVEECIQQRQPALLIGDRALKMSKRCPPGCRIYDLGELWYQYTGKPFVFALWIVRREAVENKRRELNLLKEKLKRSLEKSLKDKKPLAMAVSDNLSLTVSEITEYWTIMDYRLEKDHIEGLELYFDLCHLHGLLPDKPQIDFFC; the protein is encoded by the coding sequence ATGACCCTCAACGTCGGGCACATCGCCTATCTCAACTGCGTTCCTTTCTTTCATTACCTGCGTGAGGTCGGTTTCGACGGAAACATCGTGCAGGGCGTCCCGTCCCAGCTCAATGCCATGCTGGCTGAAGGAAAGCTCGATCTCAGCCCTTCGTCCTCCTTTGAATACGGACTGCACTGGCAGAAGTATGTGCTGCTTCCCGATCTGTCCATCAGCTCCAAAGGCCCCGTCCAGAGCGTTCTGCTGTTCTCCCCATGCTCCCTGGAAGAATTCGAGGGCTGTCAGGTCGCTCTAACCGGAGAGTCGGCCACCTCCGTCAACCTGCTCAAAATTCTTCTCAAGGAGTTCGTCGGTCTGCGCGAAGTCGATTTCCAGGTGCCGCAAAAGCCGGTCGAAGAATGCATCCAACAGAGACAACCGGCCCTTCTCATTGGCGACCGCGCCCTGAAGATGAGCAAACGCTGCCCACCGGGGTGTCGGATTTATGACCTGGGTGAACTCTGGTATCAGTACACAGGCAAGCCTTTTGTCTTCGCGCTGTGGATCGTGCGGCGCGAAGCGGTGGAAAACAAGCGCCGGGAGTTGAATCTTTTAAAAGAAAAATTGAAGAGATCCCTTGAAAAATCCCTGAAAGACAAAAAGCCTCTGGCGATGGCTGTCTCCGACAACTTAAGTTTGACCGTCTCTGAAATAACCGAATACTGGACAATCATGGATTACAGGCTCGAAAAAGACCATATCGAAGGGCTCGAGCTTTATTTTGATTTGTGCCATTTGCATGGGCTTTTGCCGGATAAGCCTCAGATTGATTTTTTCTGCTGA
- the aroQ gene encoding type II 3-dehydroquinate dehydratase, with translation MKILVVNGPNLNLLGTREPEIYGTKTLDDVMESLQKTGLDLGAEVRWFQSNHEGALIDRIQAARDDGTEGLILNPGGLTHTSVSLRDCISGVSLPTIEVHLSNIHARETFRHHSFIAPVAAGQIVGLGALGYELALRALIQGVR, from the coding sequence ATGAAAATTCTTGTCGTCAATGGGCCTAATCTCAATCTCCTCGGCACTCGGGAGCCTGAAATCTACGGGACGAAAACTCTCGATGATGTGATGGAGAGTCTCCAGAAAACCGGCCTTGACCTGGGGGCTGAAGTGCGCTGGTTTCAATCCAATCACGAAGGGGCCTTGATTGATCGCATTCAGGCTGCACGGGATGATGGAACAGAGGGGCTGATTCTCAACCCCGGCGGCCTGACGCACACAAGCGTCTCTTTGCGTGACTGCATCTCTGGCGTCAGCCTGCCGACGATCGAGGTCCACCTTTCGAATATCCATGCCCGCGAAACCTTTCGCCATCATTCTTTCATTGCTCCGGTCGCTGCGGGTCAGATCGTGGGACTCGGAGCACTGGGTTATGAACTGGCACTGCGTGCATTGATCCAGGGCGTACGTTAA
- a CDS encoding roadblock/LC7 domain-containing protein yields the protein MFTDMLRRFVEQCPGAVGAVLMGYDGIAVDQYYLPVERVDLGMVAVEYANVLKEIRNAAEILKTGELREVSIVSKSYQVLIRTLGDEYFIGLTLKREGNAGKGRYLLLRDAPEIQAALA from the coding sequence ATGTTCACTGATATGCTGCGCCGGTTCGTCGAGCAGTGTCCCGGAGCGGTCGGGGCCGTTCTGATGGGTTATGACGGTATCGCCGTCGATCAGTATTATCTGCCGGTGGAGAGGGTTGATCTGGGAATGGTGGCTGTGGAATACGCCAACGTTCTCAAGGAGATCAGAAATGCCGCGGAAATTCTGAAGACCGGAGAGCTGCGGGAAGTTTCCATCGTCTCTAAATCCTACCAGGTTCTGATTCGCACCCTGGGGGATGAATATTTTATCGGGTTGACCCTCAAACGTGAAGGCAATGCCGGCAAGGGGCGCTACCTGCTGCTGCGCGACGCACCTGAAATCCAGGCCGCCCTGGCTTGA
- a CDS encoding M24 family metallopeptidase, whose protein sequence is MIENRILSLRQILRDEGVDALLLWSLPNIRYVTGFTGSDAVVVVTAKSVFFLTDSRYVSQAQQQVRVDEIREYKVKTDGVGSLIAEIGCPRVGFEGEAVSVAIFNKLRSQSADNLAWVPLDERFSRLRGIKSLSELEFLENAAGLHQEALEEILPRIRPGVTERDVAFALEIALRRRGGEDRAFDFIVASGPRGALPHGVASDKQLASGELVTIDFGTRIGGYYSDETVTLALGEVDPKLRRIYDCVLEAHDRAIEAIRPGAELKVIDAVAREYIAECGYGDYFGHGLGHGVGLQVHEFPTLSPRSRDRVEEGMVFTVEPGIYVPDLGGVRIEDMVTATAGGSRRLTRISKEFRTLPFD, encoded by the coding sequence ATGATAGAAAACAGAATCCTTTCTCTTCGGCAGATACTGCGTGATGAGGGGGTTGACGCTCTTTTGTTGTGGAGTCTGCCCAACATCCGCTATGTCACCGGTTTTACCGGTAGCGACGCGGTGGTTGTGGTGACTGCGAAGAGTGTTTTTTTTCTGACGGATTCGCGCTATGTTTCCCAGGCTCAACAGCAGGTCAGGGTCGATGAAATCCGCGAGTACAAGGTTAAAACCGACGGCGTCGGTTCTCTGATAGCAGAGATTGGCTGTCCCCGGGTAGGCTTCGAGGGCGAAGCTGTTTCCGTCGCAATTTTTAACAAGTTACGCAGCCAGAGCGCTGACAACCTGGCATGGGTTCCTCTGGATGAGCGCTTTTCCCGTCTGCGCGGGATCAAGTCTTTATCTGAGCTTGAGTTTCTTGAAAACGCGGCAGGGCTTCACCAGGAGGCGCTGGAGGAGATTCTGCCCCGAATCCGTCCGGGTGTCACCGAGCGTGATGTTGCCTTTGCGCTGGAAATCGCCCTGCGCCGCCGTGGAGGCGAGGATCGGGCGTTCGATTTCATTGTCGCGTCCGGCCCTCGAGGGGCGTTGCCCCATGGCGTTGCGAGCGACAAACAGCTGGCGTCCGGGGAGCTGGTGACGATCGATTTCGGTACACGTATCGGTGGTTACTACTCGGATGAAACAGTGACCCTTGCTCTTGGCGAGGTCGACCCGAAGCTGCGTCGGATATACGATTGCGTACTCGAGGCTCATGATCGCGCCATTGAAGCCATTCGGCCCGGTGCTGAACTCAAGGTTATTGACGCCGTTGCACGCGAGTATATCGCCGAGTGCGGTTACGGCGACTATTTCGGGCATGGTCTTGGCCACGGGGTCGGTTTGCAGGTGCACGAATTTCCCACTCTGTCGCCGCGATCGCGCGACCGTGTCGAAGAGGGAATGGTTTTTACCGTAGAACCCGGTATTTATGTGCCGGATCTGGGTGGGGTCCGAATCGAGGACATGGTGACGGCGACGGCAGGCGGTTCACGGCGGCTGACGCGCATCTCCAAAGAATTTCGGACTCTGCCTTTCGACTGA
- a CDS encoding NUDIX domain-containing protein, with the protein MAGEILTCPNCGAAVKTFRNPFPTVDIIIRIDDQIVLIERANEPRGWALPGGFVDYGESLETAAEREALEETGLKVENLRQFRAYSDPQRDPRQHNISFVFIADAQGTPYGGDDAARARLFSLDDLPAPLCFDHAQILEDYRKRFSK; encoded by the coding sequence ATGGCCGGTGAAATTTTGACATGCCCGAATTGTGGTGCAGCGGTTAAGACTTTTCGCAACCCCTTTCCGACCGTGGACATCATTATCCGCATCGACGACCAGATTGTTCTCATAGAACGTGCCAATGAACCGCGAGGGTGGGCGCTGCCGGGCGGTTTCGTCGATTACGGTGAGAGTCTCGAGACCGCTGCTGAACGCGAGGCGCTGGAGGAAACTGGATTGAAGGTCGAGAATCTCCGACAGTTTCGCGCCTATTCCGACCCGCAGCGCGACCCGCGCCAGCACAACATCTCTTTCGTCTTTATTGCCGATGCGCAGGGCACGCCCTATGGAGGAGACGATGCGGCGAGGGCCAGGCTGTTTTCCCTTGATGACCTGCCCGCACCGTTGTGTTTTGACCATGCGCAGATTCTGGAGGATTACAGAAAAAGATTTTCAAAATGA
- a CDS encoding TolC family protein, whose amino-acid sequence MERKPVYFSEEPGFAAAVRQSPEIMQQLRRIERLDIEGEVARNQVLPRVDLAAEYSHRGFDERYADTVGDLADDDLANWQVGVELSCPVANRAARNELTRVRLLRRQQSVRLNQLKEEVRTEIRAALADYNNAVTDYLRVSGLLLEQAGVRFIAQVRKDEDGPLLGMETP is encoded by the coding sequence TTGGAACGAAAACCTGTTTATTTCAGTGAAGAGCCGGGCTTTGCCGCTGCTGTGCGGCAAAGCCCGGAAATTATGCAGCAGCTGCGGCGCATCGAACGGCTCGATATCGAGGGGGAGGTGGCGCGCAACCAGGTTCTGCCCCGTGTGGACCTGGCCGCCGAATATTCTCATCGAGGGTTTGATGAACGCTACGCCGATACGGTCGGTGATCTGGCCGATGACGATCTGGCCAACTGGCAGGTCGGGGTTGAGTTGTCCTGCCCGGTTGCCAATCGCGCGGCCCGTAATGAATTGACGCGGGTCCGTCTGCTTAGAAGGCAGCAAAGCGTGCGGCTCAACCAACTCAAGGAAGAGGTTCGCACCGAAATCCGCGCCGCGCTGGCCGACTACAACAATGCTGTGACCGATTATCTGCGGGTCAGCGGTCTTTTGCTTGAGCAGGCGGGGGTGCGTTTTATTGCCCAGGTTCGCAAGGATGAGGATGGCCCGCTGCTGGGAATGGAGACACCATGA
- the accB gene encoding acetyl-CoA carboxylase biotin carboxyl carrier protein → MEIKDLKALIKMITDTDITEFEMENEEEKILIKRGKEQEVIHVSSPAAPQYMQPAPQAPAAPASAAAPVPEEAASAAKDAYEAITSPIVGTFYRAPAPDADPYVEVGSIVEKGQVLCIVEAMKLMNEIEAEFKCKVIEIAKQNAEPVEFGDVLFRVERL, encoded by the coding sequence ATGGAAATTAAAGATCTTAAAGCTTTGATCAAGATGATCACCGATACCGACATTACCGAGTTCGAAATGGAGAACGAGGAAGAGAAAATACTGATCAAACGCGGCAAGGAGCAGGAAGTGATTCATGTTTCAAGTCCCGCCGCGCCTCAATATATGCAACCCGCTCCACAGGCACCTGCGGCACCCGCTTCGGCTGCCGCTCCTGTTCCTGAAGAGGCCGCCTCTGCGGCTAAGGACGCATACGAAGCGATCACCTCTCCGATTGTCGGGACCTTTTATCGCGCACCTGCGCCGGATGCCGATCCTTATGTCGAAGTCGGATCCATTGTTGAGAAAGGGCAGGTGCTCTGCATTGTTGAAGCGATGAAGCTGATGAATGAGATCGAGGCCGAGTTCAAGTGCAAGGTGATCGAAATCGCCAAGCAGAACGCCGAGCCGGTTGAATTCGGAGATGTCCTGTTCCGGGTGGAGCGACTGTAG
- a CDS encoding shikimate kinase, whose translation MIGFMGAGKTTVGKVLAEKLGWCFMDLDQVIEQRSEKRISEIFAEQGERFFRDMESQVLSEVSTNAHTVVATGGGVIGREKNRHLMRNTGIVVFLDVPWKQLLERIEEGQGRPLAEGEDAMQRLTSLFEQRLPLYRMADLVIDCSGQSPQDLAEGIVSRLNETKLFLN comes from the coding sequence TTGATCGGATTTATGGGGGCCGGCAAGACCACCGTCGGGAAGGTTCTTGCCGAGAAGCTGGGTTGGTGTTTTATGGATCTTGATCAGGTCATCGAGCAGCGCTCGGAGAAAAGGATTTCGGAGATTTTCGCCGAGCAGGGCGAAAGGTTTTTTAGAGACATGGAGTCGCAAGTGTTGTCCGAGGTGTCGACAAATGCCCATACCGTGGTTGCGACAGGCGGTGGCGTGATCGGTCGTGAAAAAAACAGGCACCTGATGCGCAATACTGGTATTGTGGTTTTTCTCGATGTGCCCTGGAAGCAGTTGCTTGAGCGCATCGAAGAAGGGCAGGGGCGGCCGCTTGCCGAGGGAGAGGATGCCATGCAGCGATTAACCTCCCTGTTTGAGCAGCGCCTCCCCCTTTATCGGATGGCCGACCTGGTGATCGACTGCAGCGGGCAATCGCCGCAGGATCTGGCGGAGGGGATTGTTTCCCGGCTGAACGAAACGAAGTTATTCCTGAATTGA
- a CDS encoding lipoate--protein ligase family protein: MQSWRLIRNEPMSGALNMAVDEVLLDEVAQARSAPVVRLYRWQPAAVSLGYAQRGEGQVSFEACRRHGIDVVRRLTGGRAVLHQREITYAVIAREDTPPFSSSILDNYRLIADALLAAYRSLEVQCTLEPRRRRTEYVREASNVCFAAPSSYEIVRSGRKLTGSAQKRQGGAFLQHGSLPLEMDLDLLWEVLSPAEQDPDSGEKGRRVLEESVDWINRLRSEPVSDTQVEKALIHSFVDCLPIRLKEDCLREHEWARAGNLASTKYAKSWE, from the coding sequence TTGCAATCATGGCGGCTGATTCGCAATGAACCCATGAGCGGCGCATTGAATATGGCCGTTGATGAGGTGCTGCTTGATGAGGTGGCACAGGCGCGCAGTGCACCGGTTGTGAGGCTCTACCGCTGGCAGCCTGCGGCGGTCAGCCTGGGCTATGCTCAAAGGGGTGAAGGGCAGGTGAGTTTCGAGGCCTGTCGTCGGCACGGCATCGATGTGGTCAGGCGCCTGACCGGCGGACGTGCCGTCCTGCATCAACGGGAAATCACTTATGCGGTGATCGCGCGAGAGGATACGCCTCCATTCTCTTCCTCGATTCTCGATAATTATCGTTTGATTGCTGATGCTCTTCTTGCTGCTTATAGGAGCCTTGAGGTCCAATGTACCCTTGAACCCAGGCGTCGACGGACCGAATATGTGCGTGAGGCGTCCAATGTCTGTTTCGCGGCCCCATCAAGCTACGAAATTGTTCGCAGCGGGCGCAAATTGACCGGAAGTGCCCAGAAGAGGCAAGGTGGCGCTTTTCTGCAGCATGGTTCGCTGCCCCTGGAGATGGACCTGGATTTGCTGTGGGAGGTTCTTTCCCCTGCGGAGCAGGACCCAGACTCGGGAGAAAAGGGGCGCAGGGTTCTGGAAGAAAGTGTGGACTGGATCAATCGTCTGCGCAGCGAGCCTGTCAGCGACACACAGGTTGAAAAGGCACTCATCCATTCATTTGTCGATTGCCTTCCCATTCGGCTGAAGGAAGATTGCCTGCGGGAGCATGAATGGGCGCGTGCCGGCAATCTCGCTTCAACAAAATACGCAAAGAGCTGGGAATGA
- the accC gene encoding acetyl-CoA carboxylase biotin carboxylase subunit → MFNKILIANRGEIAIRVIRACKELGIKTVAVHSDVDSESLHVKLADESICIGSAPSAHSYLNIKAIISAAEVTDSSAIHPGYGFLSENAEFAEICGNCGITFIGPSPQSMRLMGDKISARQTVTKAGVPILPGTTEGVKSADEAKKIAAEIGYPVIIKATAGGGGRGMKVVHSPASLPNAFATARAEAQSGFGNPDVYIEKFCERPRHVEIQIMADKHGNVIHLGERDCSIQRRHQKLIEEAPCPVLTADLRKRMGDCAVAAAKAVDYSSVGTIEFLLDQDKNFYFMEMNTRVQVEHPVTEMVTGVDIIQEQIRIAAGQPLRYKQSDIKIKGHAIECRINAEDPEKFTPCPGKIDGYHPPGGLGVRVDSGVYDQYKVLPHYDSMIGKLIVHADTREEAIRRMSRALDEYIIDGIKTTIPFHQKIMKSREFIEGDVDTGFLERVIL, encoded by the coding sequence ATGTTCAACAAAATACTGATCGCTAATCGCGGCGAAATCGCCATCCGTGTGATCCGGGCCTGCAAGGAACTCGGCATCAAAACAGTGGCCGTTCACAGCGATGTCGATAGCGAATCACTGCATGTTAAGTTGGCCGATGAGAGCATCTGCATCGGCTCTGCACCCAGTGCGCATAGTTACCTCAATATCAAGGCCATTATCAGCGCGGCCGAAGTCACAGACTCCAGTGCCATTCATCCCGGCTACGGGTTTCTGTCTGAAAACGCCGAATTCGCAGAAATCTGCGGGAATTGCGGAATTACCTTTATCGGTCCGTCGCCTCAAAGCATGCGGCTGATGGGGGATAAGATCAGCGCCCGGCAGACGGTGACCAAAGCGGGCGTGCCGATTCTGCCCGGCACGACCGAAGGGGTGAAGTCGGCAGATGAAGCGAAGAAGATCGCCGCCGAGATCGGTTACCCGGTCATTATCAAGGCCACTGCCGGCGGTGGCGGACGCGGCATGAAGGTGGTTCATTCGCCGGCATCCCTGCCCAATGCTTTTGCCACGGCTCGCGCTGAAGCGCAATCCGGCTTCGGTAATCCGGACGTCTATATCGAGAAATTCTGCGAACGTCCGCGCCATGTTGAAATCCAGATCATGGCCGACAAGCACGGCAACGTGATTCATCTGGGCGAACGCGACTGCTCCATTCAGCGCCGCCACCAGAAACTGATCGAGGAAGCGCCCTGCCCGGTGCTGACCGCCGACTTGCGCAAGCGTATGGGCGATTGCGCTGTGGCGGCGGCCAAGGCGGTGGATTATTCCAGCGTCGGCACCATCGAGTTCCTGCTCGATCAGGACAAAAACTTCTACTTCATGGAAATGAACACCCGGGTACAGGTTGAACATCCCGTGACCGAGATGGTGACCGGGGTCGATATCATTCAGGAACAGATTCGCATTGCCGCCGGTCAGCCTCTGCGCTACAAGCAGTCGGACATCAAGATCAAGGGGCATGCGATCGAATGCCGCATCAACGCGGAAGATCCTGAAAAATTCACCCCCTGTCCCGGCAAGATCGACGGCTATCATCCCCCCGGGGGGCTTGGAGTGCGGGTGGACAGCGGCGTGTACGACCAGTATAAAGTGCTGCCCCATTATGATTCGATGATCGGCAAGCTCATCGTTCATGCCGATACGCGCGAAGAGGCCATTCGCCGCATGTCCCGCGCACTCGATGAGTACATCATCGACGGGATCAAGACCACGATCCCCTTCCATCAGAAGATCATGAAGAGTCGTGAGTTTATCGAGGGTGATGTCGATACGGGATTCCTCGAACGCGTGATCCTGTAA
- the tnpA gene encoding IS200/IS605 family transposase: MSSRFRKLSHSIWHCQYHIVWVPKYRFRILQGKVKEAVESGIHAICGYSGCEVVELNVQPDHVHLVVMIPPKVSISNFLGRLKGQTSMKLFQQFRHLRKKPYWGNHFWAKGYCVDTVGMDADMIRKYVRYQDKQERQMEQLQLGD, translated from the coding sequence GTGAGCAGCCGATTTCGTAAGTTATCACACTCGATATGGCACTGCCAGTATCACATCGTTTGGGTCCCAAAGTACCGGTTTCGGATTTTGCAGGGAAAAGTGAAAGAGGCCGTTGAATCAGGTATTCATGCGATATGTGGCTATTCCGGTTGTGAAGTCGTGGAGTTGAATGTTCAGCCCGATCATGTCCATCTGGTTGTGATGATCCCGCCCAAGGTGTCGATCTCGAACTTTCTGGGGCGGTTAAAAGGGCAGACGTCGATGAAACTGTTTCAGCAGTTTCGGCATTTGCGGAAGAAACCCTATTGGGGCAACCACTTTTGGGCCAAGGGCTATTGCGTTGATACCGTCGGCATGGATGCGGACATGATACGCAAGTATGTCCGCTATCAGGACAAGCAAGAGCGGCAAATGGAGCAACTTCAGTTGGGAGATTGA
- a CDS encoding tetratricopeptide repeat protein, translated as MSTRSMEESWFQELARKLVSLADNPDDASTFESLAEKLVEVECRKEALELTRAGLTRVPQSPGLAFLEARLLSEEGDVQGAWNAVGRLLEIDPKNTRGLWLKARLGLRLEKKDEAIRAARMLLSLEPDHPEARALLSKMAPEEHEKNVAGGKGGAETGRRTITTATLAEIYVKQGYLNKAVHVYRELLEAEPGNERLAQRLKELELQIAGPAPTSPTEPSEPAPPELSREEKLLNVFESWLTAIGQRRSHVH; from the coding sequence ATGAGCACACGCAGCATGGAGGAAAGCTGGTTCCAGGAACTGGCTCGCAAGCTGGTGTCCCTGGCAGATAACCCGGATGATGCATCTACTTTTGAGAGCCTGGCAGAAAAGCTGGTCGAGGTGGAGTGTCGGAAGGAAGCGTTGGAACTGACCCGCGCCGGATTGACCCGCGTCCCGCAAAGCCCTGGACTGGCATTTCTTGAAGCCCGGCTGCTTTCTGAAGAAGGGGATGTACAGGGAGCCTGGAACGCCGTGGGGCGCTTGCTCGAGATCGATCCGAAGAATACCCGGGGGCTTTGGCTGAAAGCCCGGCTGGGCCTTCGCCTGGAGAAGAAGGATGAGGCGATTCGGGCAGCACGAATGTTGCTGAGCCTCGAGCCTGACCACCCGGAAGCCCGCGCCCTGCTTTCGAAGATGGCTCCCGAGGAGCATGAAAAAAATGTGGCTGGGGGCAAGGGGGGCGCTGAAACGGGGCGCCGCACCATTACCACCGCAACCCTGGCCGAAATCTATGTCAAGCAGGGATATCTGAATAAGGCGGTTCATGTCTATCGTGAACTGTTGGAGGCCGAGCCTGGCAACGAGCGGTTGGCGCAGCGGCTCAAGGAGTTGGAACTGCAGATCGCCGGACCGGCTCCGACCAGCCCGACGGAACCTTCTGAGCCGGCGCCTCCGGAACTTTCCCGGGAGGAGAAACTCCTGAACGTATTTGAGAGCTGGCTTACCGCTATTGGCCAAAGGAGATCGCATGTTCACTGA